One Acidobacteriota bacterium genomic window, AAATTCGATTGGCTTACAAGCGTTTTAATCAAGGTTGATTTACATTTCCTTTTTTGATTGGTAAGTGATTCCATCCTCAGGGAGGTTATATGTCTCGCTATTTTCTGGCATTCATCTTAACCATTGGGTTGATTGGGTCAATCTACCTCGTGCCGCAGGCTTCTCCTTCCTCTACAGATAATTTCAACGGAATCATAAAGGTTGAAGATGGGCTAATTTCCGGTTCAACCCTTGAAGGCGTGCGCATTTTTAAAGGAATTCCCTATGCAGCGCCTCCGATTGGCAATCTTCGATGGAAACCGCCGCAACCGGCTTTACCCTGGAACGGGGTACGTGAATGTACTGAATATGGTCCGGATTGTCCGCAAGCCCCGTATGCACAAACATCCTTGTACTATGCACAACCCAGGAGACAGAGTGAGGATTGTCTCTATTTAAATATCTGGTCATCTGCCAAACCGGGGGAAGCGCAACCGGTAATGGTTTGGATTCACGGAGGAGCGTTGACGCGCGGGTCGGGCGCAACCAAAACTTATGATGGCACGAGCTTTGCCAAAAAAGGCGTCGTACTAGTTACTATCAACTACCGGTTAGGACCGCTTGGATACTTAGCCCATCCTGAATTAACCGCTGAATCGCCGAACCAATCCTCCGGCAATTATGGCATTCTCGATCAAATCACCGCCTTAAAATGGGTGCAAAAAAATATCCGCGCCTTTGGTGGCGACCCGAATCGCGTCACCATTTTCGGCGAATCGGCAGGCTCATGGAGTGTGAATGCGCTGGTCGCTTCCCCGTTAGCGAAAGGGCTTTTTCATCGCGCCATTGGTCAAAGTGGCGGGTCGTTTGGACCGATGACCTCCTTGAAGGAAGACAAAAAAGGCTTCATTTCAGCCGAAAAAATTGGTGCGGCATTTGGCAAAGCGATAGGCGCAGAATCATTGCAAGCGATGCGAACGGTTCCCGTAGAAAAAATTATCGAGGTTTTTAATAACGATATTGAAGGAAGGAAATTTCGCACTTCGCCGAATGTCGATGGCTGGGTCTTACCGGATGAGATTCGCAATATTTTCGCGAAAGGTAAACAAAATGCGGTGCCGGTTATCATCGGGTCGAATGCCAACGAAATGACCTCGCTTACGACACCGGCAATTCTCCCAAAAACAATGGCTGATTATCGCAAACGTGTAAAGTCGCAATATGGGGCGATGATAAAAGAATTCGATGCGATTTATCCGGTTCAAAACGAAGCGGACATCGCCGGAGCTATTCTGGGAAGTATGCGCGATGTAGCTTTCACATTACCGATGCGTACCTGGGCAAAGATGACCGGAACCGGAAAATCAAAAGCCTATCTCTACTATTTCAGTCACGTGCCCCCGAATCCGAATAGTAAATATCTTGGTGCTTATCACGCAGCAGAGATTGCCTATGTCTTTAACAATCTCAATCGACAAAATCTGCTTTTACAGGAAGCAGATTTTCAACTTGCCCAACTCATGATGAATTATTGGGTGAATTTTGCGAAAACCGGTAACCCGAATGGAAAAGGATTGCCGCAATGGACGGCGTATAATCAAAAAGAGGAGCCTTATCTCGAATTTGGAAATCCGGTTCGGTCTGGTAATCATTTATTAAAACCTCAACTTGATTTCATTGAGAAGTTTCAAAATCAACCTTAACGGTAGCATTTTTCGTTTGTATTTCTGAGGAAAATTAATGCGGCAACACAACCTGAAAATAACCGGATTCCTAACCATAATGTTGGTCTTAACCGGCATCACCATTTCGGCGCAACAGAATCAAACTCGTCCGCCCGACCCGGCAGCCGTTCGTCAATCTGCGGCTTCAACGTTTAAAGCGCCTGAAAATCTTGATTTTCGCACTGCCAATATTATCAGCGAAGGGGTGCGCCTACAGGCTGAACTATTCTCCTTAAAATCAATGGCAGGCAAATCCTTGCCAACCATTATTATGGCTCACGGTTGGGGCGGGACAGCGGCTAACTTTCGTTGGGATGCCGTTCAACTTGCTAATGCCGGGTATCTGGTTATTACCTTCGATTATCGCGGCTGGGGACAAAGCGATGGGCGACTGATTCTGGTTTCCCCTCCCGATAAAAAAGAGGGTCGAAAATTTACCGCACTGGTCGAAGAACTCCGCGAATATGTTGACCCCATCGAACAGACAACCGATTGGTTCAATGTCATCAATTGGGCAATGGGCGAACCCACCGTAGATAAAAACCGCATTGGGCTGCGTGGTTCCAGCTATTCCGGTGGGCATGTCTTTTATGTTGCGGCGCGCGACCCGCGCGTCAAAGCCATTGTCAGTCAGGTCGGCGCATTTGATTCTCGCTTGGTGGTAGCCGATGCCGAACAACTCAAAATTACTCAAACCGAAGCCACTCGGCGAGCGCGCGCTGAACTCGGCTACCCTGAACCACGCGCCAAAGTGATTGGCAATTTAATCGGTGCGCCCATTCGCGACAAATTGATGCATTACGCGCCAATCGAGGAAGCTTCAAAGGTCAAAGATTGCGCAGCACTTTTCATTGTCGCCGATAAAGAGGAGCTTTTCGATAACAAAGACCACGCAAAACTGGCTTATGAGCGAATGCCCGGAACCAAGAAAAAATATGTTTCGGTTCCCAATATCACGCACTATGGAATCTACAGAGAATCCAGAGAATTGGCGATTAAATTGGCAATCGAATGGTTCGATCAATATTTGAAAAAATAAATTATTGATTAAGCAATTTTCTCAAGAATAGATTATCAGATAACCGAATACTGGATTAATTGTGGCGCAAACCAAAATATAGATGAATTGCACAAATCAAGTTTGCGCCTCGAATTTGAAGCAAAACGGATGGCAGGCTGGTTAGACGGTTACGATTTAGTGTTCGTTCATTGAACCACATTCCGTCACCCGGTTCCATTCGTTACCGGCTTCAGTCAGTTTGGCGGGAGTATCATTATATGCAATCCCACAGAAGTTGTTCGCCAAAAGTCATGATGCTCTCGCCAACGTTCAATACCACCTCAACCTTACAGGGTTGAGAACGACTAATACTTTTGGCGTCATCAGTCGATTTCATACTGGATGGAAGCCGGCTTGATAAAAACATTCATTGTTTATGTTGTATTCCGGTCGATACGCCTGGATTCATATGGTTGTTGTTTTTTATTTCAGTTCATAAATTGGAAAATCAGGTAAGGCTCTCGATTCTCCAATCACCCTCGGACTCAAACAACTTCTGAAAGAAGATTCGGAATCTAGGTGTTTCATCACTCTCTACTGTAGAAAACTCCGTATCTTTATGTCATCAGCGTTTCGCTCCCCCTAAAACCTAGGGGTCGGGAATCGTCTATGACAAAGCCAATCGCTCAATTAAAACTCTGAGGATTTTGAAAATCCTAAAACCGGATATCCGCTCGCCGTTCCGGTTTACGCTACAAGGTTGTTCCTAAGGTAAGTGCTCTTTTCTTACCTTGATTGAAAACATGCGAGGAGGCAAAAGCCTGCTGCTCAAAACCCGCCGCATCCATAAAAGCGATGCGGACACAGGAGGATATTGTATGCAGTCTAAGCTAAGCTTTTTCATCCGTCTGCTTACCATTCTGACACTTTCCACACAAACAAATTTCCTGGCTCTCGCTCAGAATGCGACTGGTTCAATTAATGGCTCAGTGAA contains:
- a CDS encoding carboxylesterase/lipase family protein, whose translation is MSRYFLAFILTIGLIGSIYLVPQASPSSTDNFNGIIKVEDGLISGSTLEGVRIFKGIPYAAPPIGNLRWKPPQPALPWNGVRECTEYGPDCPQAPYAQTSLYYAQPRRQSEDCLYLNIWSSAKPGEAQPVMVWIHGGALTRGSGATKTYDGTSFAKKGVVLVTINYRLGPLGYLAHPELTAESPNQSSGNYGILDQITALKWVQKNIRAFGGDPNRVTIFGESAGSWSVNALVASPLAKGLFHRAIGQSGGSFGPMTSLKEDKKGFISAEKIGAAFGKAIGAESLQAMRTVPVEKIIEVFNNDIEGRKFRTSPNVDGWVLPDEIRNIFAKGKQNAVPVIIGSNANEMTSLTTPAILPKTMADYRKRVKSQYGAMIKEFDAIYPVQNEADIAGAILGSMRDVAFTLPMRTWAKMTGTGKSKAYLYYFSHVPPNPNSKYLGAYHAAEIAYVFNNLNRQNLLLQEADFQLAQLMMNYWVNFAKTGNPNGKGLPQWTAYNQKEEPYLEFGNPVRSGNHLLKPQLDFIEKFQNQP
- a CDS encoding alpha/beta fold hydrolase, with amino-acid sequence MLVLTGITISAQQNQTRPPDPAAVRQSAASTFKAPENLDFRTANIISEGVRLQAELFSLKSMAGKSLPTIIMAHGWGGTAANFRWDAVQLANAGYLVITFDYRGWGQSDGRLILVSPPDKKEGRKFTALVEELREYVDPIEQTTDWFNVINWAMGEPTVDKNRIGLRGSSYSGGHVFYVAARDPRVKAIVSQVGAFDSRLVVADAEQLKITQTEATRRARAELGYPEPRAKVIGNLIGAPIRDKLMHYAPIEEASKVKDCAALFIVADKEELFDNKDHAKLAYERMPGTKKKYVSVPNITHYGIYRESRELAIKLAIEWFDQYLKK